A region from the uncultured Sunxiuqinia sp. genome encodes:
- a CDS encoding prenyltransferase/squalene oxidase repeat-containing protein, with product MEKQELQNRFDELAKILVKDMNPQGFWSGELSSSALGVAVAIAAFHFYDAEQFKLEIAKGFDWLKNNINADGSFGDSPQSPGNVSTSLLVYGATNLYSSSEADVALLQSKVGQYLLTEGIDTKSSQVADYILEHYRKDYTFSVPILTMCGLCGVPDERAFDRVPQLPFEMALLPRGFYRFFNLSVVSYAIPALIAVGIVIFKKKKSSAFGRFVRNRSVRKSLALLDRLAPASGGFLEAIPLTAFVCLSLIEAGYGDLEVVKKGIGFLKQTQRGDGSWPIDVDLSTWVTGLSVRALRNQKDKVLSQEVQDQIANHLVRIQNKQVHPFNGSQPGGWGWTNHAGAVPDGDDTPGTILTLLKLKPIGEVQAPAVAGCDWLVGLQNRDGGFPTFSRGWSKLPFDQSCADLTGHALLAISATIEAVGDGVNGKQSKMFRTSIVGAIKYLEKNQQANGSWIPLWFGNQLTSDHSNPVYGTARVLTYLRDASRHQWLNPNLKSRVSELISRGEQFLVHSRNEDGSWGGDKSVVGTMEETALAVSALTGSEHQKACDDGLKWLDFSFKRNGLRPSPIGLYFASLWYDEKLYPLSFYLEALSRAIEKLK from the coding sequence ATGGAAAAACAAGAGCTGCAAAATAGGTTTGATGAGTTGGCCAAAATTCTGGTGAAGGATATGAATCCGCAGGGTTTTTGGTCCGGTGAATTATCATCCAGCGCACTTGGTGTGGCTGTCGCTATTGCCGCTTTTCATTTTTATGATGCAGAACAATTTAAACTTGAAATTGCTAAGGGTTTTGACTGGTTGAAAAATAATATAAACGCCGATGGCAGTTTTGGTGATTCTCCCCAAAGTCCGGGAAATGTAAGCACCAGTTTGTTGGTTTATGGCGCGACAAATCTATACTCAAGTTCTGAGGCTGATGTGGCCTTATTGCAGTCCAAAGTTGGACAGTATTTATTGACTGAGGGGATTGATACAAAATCATCGCAGGTTGCCGACTACATTTTAGAGCACTATCGAAAAGATTATACTTTTTCGGTTCCAATTTTAACGATGTGCGGCTTGTGTGGAGTGCCTGATGAGCGAGCATTTGATCGTGTTCCACAACTGCCATTTGAAATGGCTTTGTTGCCAAGAGGCTTTTATCGGTTTTTTAATTTAAGCGTGGTGAGCTATGCTATTCCTGCTTTGATCGCAGTTGGCATTGTAATCTTCAAGAAGAAGAAATCGAGTGCTTTTGGTCGCTTCGTAAGAAATCGTTCAGTCAGGAAATCACTTGCGTTACTTGATCGTTTGGCACCTGCCAGCGGAGGTTTTTTGGAGGCAATACCATTGACGGCTTTTGTGTGCTTAAGTTTAATTGAAGCAGGCTATGGAGACTTGGAGGTCGTAAAAAAAGGAATCGGTTTTTTGAAACAGACGCAACGTGGTGATGGAAGCTGGCCTATTGATGTGGATTTGTCGACTTGGGTAACCGGACTGTCAGTTCGGGCATTACGGAATCAAAAGGACAAAGTGCTCTCTCAGGAAGTGCAAGACCAGATCGCGAATCACTTAGTACGGATTCAAAATAAGCAGGTTCATCCATTTAATGGGAGTCAGCCAGGTGGTTGGGGATGGACGAACCATGCAGGCGCGGTTCCAGATGGAGACGATACTCCCGGGACAATTCTGACCTTGTTGAAGCTTAAACCAATTGGCGAGGTTCAGGCACCTGCTGTTGCTGGTTGCGATTGGCTGGTGGGTTTGCAAAACCGTGATGGAGGCTTTCCGACTTTCTCAAGAGGATGGAGCAAATTGCCTTTTGATCAAAGCTGTGCTGATTTGACGGGGCATGCTTTATTGGCGATCTCCGCAACAATAGAGGCGGTCGGTGATGGGGTGAATGGTAAACAATCAAAAATGTTCCGTACTTCAATTGTAGGGGCGATAAAGTATTTGGAGAAAAACCAACAAGCAAATGGCAGTTGGATTCCTCTTTGGTTTGGCAATCAATTAACCAGCGATCATTCTAATCCGGTTTACGGAACGGCTAGGGTATTAACTTATCTACGAGATGCCAGTCGTCATCAATGGCTAAATCCAAATTTAAAATCCAGAGTAAGTGAATTGATTAGTCGGGGCGAACAATTTTTAGTGCATTCCCGGAACGAAGATGGAAGCTGGGGCGGTGACAAAAGTGTTGTTGGCACAATGGAGGAGACTGCCTTGGCTGTTTCGGCATTGACGGGGAGCGAACATCAAAAAGCGTGTGATGATGGATTGAAGTGGTTGGATTTTTCTTTTAAACGAAATGGGTTGAGGCCTTCTCCCATAGGTCTTTATTTTGCATCGCTTTGGTACGACGAAAAATTATACCCATTAAGCTTTTATCTGGAAGCACTGAGCAGAGCGATTGAAAAATTAAAGTAA